In Candidatus Nitrosarchaeum limnium SFB1, the following proteins share a genomic window:
- a CDS encoding tryptophan synthase, alpha subunit, translating into MARIKEKFAALSAKNEKALIAYIMVGYPNEAATMASVRGLIQGGADIIELGFPFSDPLADGPIIQNASTISLQNGAKISKFFEIVKKIRKETDIPLILMTYTNILYHKGYQKFIIEAKNAGIDGLILPDMSIEESKEYLAATKNKIDTIFLISPNTTKTRIEKIAKLSSGFLYLVAVYGTTGVKTGIKNYTLKAIKEVKKITKEKIPVGVGFGVSTPEDVKKYIRTGADAVIVGSAFLKLIEKIPQNKLESYISKFTMSLKKETKT; encoded by the coding sequence ATGGCAAGAATTAAAGAAAAATTTGCAGCATTGTCTGCAAAGAATGAAAAAGCACTGATAGCATACATTATGGTGGGATACCCAAACGAAGCTGCAACCATGGCGTCAGTTAGAGGATTAATTCAAGGAGGAGCAGACATTATAGAATTAGGATTTCCATTTTCAGATCCACTAGCAGATGGACCCATCATTCAAAATGCAAGTACGATATCTCTTCAAAATGGAGCCAAAATCAGCAAATTTTTTGAGATTGTAAAGAAGATCAGAAAAGAAACAGATATTCCATTAATACTAATGACATATACCAATATTTTGTATCATAAAGGATATCAAAAATTTATCATTGAGGCTAAAAATGCAGGAATTGACGGATTGATTCTTCCTGACATGTCAATTGAGGAATCAAAAGAATATCTGGCAGCCACCAAAAATAAGATAGATACAATATTTTTGATATCACCAAACACGACAAAAACAAGAATTGAAAAAATTGCAAAATTATCTTCAGGATTCTTGTACCTAGTTGCAGTGTATGGAACTACGGGTGTAAAAACTGGAATTAAAAATTATACTCTTAAGGCCATTAAAGAAGTCAAAAAGATCACCAAAGAAAAGATTCCAGTAGGAGTAGGGTTTGGTGTTTCGACACCCGAAGATGTAAAAAAATACATCAGGACAGGAGCTGACGCAGTAATTGTAGGAAGTGCATTTTTAAAATTAATTGAGAAGATCCCACAAAATAAACTAGAGTCATACATTTCAAAATTTACAATGAGTCTAAAAAAAGAAACTAAGACATAG
- a CDS encoding CTP synthetase yields MSGLGKGVTTSSIAKLLQLADQKVSCVKIDPYLNYDAGTMNPVAHGEVFVTEDGGECDMDIGNYERFLNQNIPKSHNITTAQVYSTVIEAERKGEYLGACVQIIPHITDEIKNRIRKIAKEEKLDFLIVECGGTVGDIESLPFLEALRQMRVEEGPQNVIFVHVTLAPSLDVVGEQKTKPTQHSAQELRRIGIQPDFLAVRCSTPLEESTKKKIALFTNVTANDVLSCHDVKSIFQVPQILYDQGIMDSLFTKFGKVGMVNASANWDKWNTIAESMINHEDQKVRIAMVGKYVTLADSYVSVNHALKHAGAKLGKSIIIDWIDSESISDYSILSKYDGILVPGGFGVRGAEGIIKTANYAREKNIPYLGICFGFQLAAIAFGRNVLKLDDVNSTEIKPETKNPVVDLLPEQKTISDMGGSLRLGANDIEIKPNTISHKIYNAERISKRHRHRYEINKKYIPEFEKNGLIFSAESDNGKRMEMLEIPSHKFYIGVQFHPEFNSRPGYPEQVFEAFVKASSQKQ; encoded by the coding sequence ATGTCAGGACTTGGTAAAGGGGTAACAACATCATCTATTGCAAAATTATTACAGTTAGCTGATCAAAAAGTATCATGCGTCAAAATAGATCCTTATTTGAATTATGATGCAGGAACAATGAATCCAGTAGCTCATGGAGAAGTCTTTGTCACTGAAGATGGTGGAGAATGTGACATGGACATTGGAAATTATGAGAGATTCCTAAATCAAAATATCCCAAAAAGTCACAACATTACTACAGCTCAAGTTTATTCTACAGTAATTGAAGCAGAAAGAAAAGGAGAGTACTTAGGAGCATGTGTTCAAATAATTCCCCATATTACAGATGAAATCAAAAATAGAATTAGAAAGATTGCAAAGGAAGAAAAACTTGATTTTTTGATTGTAGAATGTGGAGGCACAGTAGGAGATATTGAATCACTTCCATTTTTGGAAGCTTTAAGACAGATGAGAGTAGAAGAAGGACCACAAAATGTAATTTTTGTTCATGTAACACTTGCACCATCACTAGACGTAGTAGGAGAGCAGAAAACTAAACCAACACAACATAGTGCACAAGAATTAAGAAGAATTGGTATTCAGCCAGATTTTTTGGCAGTAAGATGCAGTACACCATTAGAAGAAAGTACAAAGAAAAAAATTGCATTATTCACTAATGTCACAGCAAACGATGTATTATCATGTCATGATGTAAAATCAATTTTTCAAGTACCACAGATATTGTATGACCAAGGAATAATGGATTCATTATTTACAAAATTTGGAAAAGTTGGCATGGTGAACGCCTCCGCAAATTGGGATAAGTGGAACACCATTGCCGAATCAATGATTAACCATGAAGATCAAAAAGTAAGAATTGCAATGGTTGGAAAATATGTCACATTAGCAGACAGTTATGTTAGTGTTAACCATGCACTAAAACATGCAGGCGCTAAACTAGGAAAATCCATCATAATAGATTGGATAGATTCGGAATCAATTTCAGATTACAGTATTTTATCAAAATATGATGGAATATTAGTTCCAGGAGGATTTGGAGTTAGAGGAGCTGAGGGAATTATAAAGACTGCAAATTATGCAAGAGAGAAAAACATTCCATATCTTGGAATATGTTTTGGTTTTCAATTAGCAGCAATTGCATTTGGAAGAAATGTTTTGAAGTTAGATGATGTAAATTCTACTGAGATTAAACCTGAGACTAAAAATCCAGTAGTAGATTTACTTCCAGAACAAAAAACAATATCAGATATGGGTGGCTCATTAAGACTAGGAGCAAACGATATTGAAATTAAACCAAATACAATATCGCATAAAATTTACAATGCAGAAAGAATTAGCAAAAGACATAGACACAGATATGAAATAAACAAAAAATACATTCCAGAGTTTGAGAAAAATGGGTTAATTTTTTCTGCAGAAAGTGATAATGGTAAAAGGATGGAAATGCTAGAGATACCATCTCATAAATTCTACATCGGAGTTCAATTTCATCCAGAATTTAACAGTAGGCCGGGTTACCCCGAACAAGTTTTTGAAGCATTTGTTAAGGCTTCATCCCAAAAACAATAA
- a CDS encoding NAD(+) kinase — translation MQIGIYGSGTTASAAITIKKILDDAEIESFVLTSKSRSKPVDCILVLGGDKGVRNYFHRSFDSTTPVLGISEGEASGFLAQIDLREFSSHVKILKKQNYTVEEVPRIGVKIDGKNVYPVLNDVAVFSSRSAMLMEHTLRVNDEEVWHDNSDGIIVSTPIGSSAYSMSAGGPMLFPDSGVFEIISVNSLDITRRPIIVSNTSSIQISDISARLHCEVVLDGLDRYKVTNTVECTQFLPPAKIIRLKKNSTAISALAKKVHLAEELLSMPPSSKLLLKTLEYEGALTQKDLANKTLLPDRTVRLALSHLLKKGYVKKKVSIRDARQKIYEISKIE, via the coding sequence GTGCAAATAGGAATCTATGGTTCTGGTACAACAGCATCTGCAGCAATAACAATAAAAAAAATTTTAGATGATGCTGAAATTGAATCATTTGTACTCACTTCAAAATCTAGATCTAAGCCAGTTGATTGTATTTTAGTATTAGGTGGCGATAAAGGTGTTAGAAATTATTTTCATAGATCATTTGATTCTACAACTCCTGTTTTAGGAATAAGTGAAGGTGAAGCGAGTGGGTTTTTAGCTCAGATAGATCTTAGAGAGTTTTCTTCTCATGTTAAAATCTTAAAAAAACAAAACTACACCGTTGAAGAAGTCCCAAGAATCGGAGTAAAGATTGACGGAAAGAATGTTTATCCTGTATTAAACGACGTTGCCGTATTCTCATCACGAAGTGCTATGCTAATGGAGCATACTTTGCGAGTTAATGACGAAGAAGTATGGCACGATAATAGTGACGGGATTATTGTGTCCACACCAATTGGCTCATCTGCATATTCAATGTCTGCGGGTGGCCCTATGTTGTTTCCTGATTCTGGAGTTTTTGAAATAATTTCTGTAAACTCTTTAGATATTACACGAAGACCAATTATCGTATCTAATACAAGCTCTATCCAAATCAGTGATATTTCAGCTCGACTACACTGTGAAGTTGTTCTTGATGGATTGGATAGATACAAAGTAACTAACACTGTTGAGTGTACTCAGTTTTTACCCCCTGCAAAAATAATTAGACTCAAAAAAAATTCCACTGCAATTTCTGCACTTGCCAAGAAAGTACATCTAGCTGAAGAACTCCTTAGCATGCCTCCGAGCTCAAAATTATTGCTAAAAACCTTGGAGTATGAAGGCGCATTAACACAAAAAGATCTTGCAAACAAGACTTTACTTCCCGACAGAACTGTACGATTAGCTCTTAGCCATTTGCTCAAAAAAGGGTATGTAAAAAAGAAAGTCTCAATTAGAGATGCTCGTCAAAAAATCTATGAAATATCAAAAATTGAATGA
- a CDS encoding ribokinase-like domain-containing protein — MKLALFSHCAIDSITIDGITHEQIGGAACYGGLTARQLKFDVDLYTKFGKDFPQQYLTQNKINFENSLSDKLTTRFAIDITGSDRTLKLLNQCVPLEFTSINADGSLVTPIFHEISNEIFSKIKKDSSFTLVDPQGFLRQVDSNDNVILKKTELDLSGVNAIKVNPEESQMLVDGNHDEMMTALQKKGIEHVIMTNKTDVSLLVKDKIYSLTLPNKEVYDTTGLGDIFCATFCCTMLKERDFLWALCFAGGSAQAALDSKQVGLLKIPPKNAIETNASYFYNLVKYRSI; from the coding sequence ATGAAATTAGCATTATTTTCTCATTGTGCAATAGATTCAATTACTATTGATGGCATAACACACGAACAGATTGGAGGTGCTGCATGCTATGGTGGATTGACTGCTAGACAACTTAAATTCGATGTGGATTTGTACACAAAATTTGGTAAAGATTTTCCACAGCAATATCTCACTCAAAATAAAATAAATTTTGAAAATTCCTTATCTGATAAACTAACTACACGTTTTGCTATTGATATTACTGGCTCTGATAGAACTCTGAAATTACTGAACCAATGTGTTCCTTTAGAATTTACATCAATCAATGCAGACGGGTCGTTAGTGACACCAATTTTTCATGAAATTTCAAATGAAATATTTTCTAAAATAAAGAAAGACTCTAGTTTTACACTAGTTGATCCTCAGGGATTTTTAAGACAAGTTGATTCTAATGATAATGTCATTTTAAAAAAAACTGAACTTGATTTATCTGGGGTAAATGCAATCAAAGTAAATCCAGAAGAATCACAAATGTTAGTTGATGGTAATCATGATGAGATGATGACGGCATTACAAAAAAAAGGTATAGAACATGTAATCATGACAAACAAAACTGATGTTTCTTTATTAGTTAAGGACAAGATTTATTCTTTAACATTACCTAACAAAGAAGTTTATGATACAACCGGACTGGGAGATATTTTCTGTGCAACGTTTTGTTGTACCATGTTAAAAGAAAGGGATTTTCTTTGGGCATTATGTTTTGCAGGAGGTTCTGCACAGGCTGCACTTGACTCAAAACAAGTAGGTCTGTTAAAAATTCCACCAAAAAATGCAATTGAAACAAATGCTTCTTATTTTTATAATCTGGTAAAATATAGATCCATATAG
- a CDS encoding 30S ribosomal protein S26e: MPLKRASRGRTKGGKGSSGTVQCVNCGCTVPKDKAKKVTGRINLVEHTLAKELRAQGAYIASPTVLKWYCISCAIHFKILKIRSEDSRRQRGKLR, from the coding sequence ATGCCACTTAAACGTGCAAGTAGAGGACGTACAAAAGGAGGAAAGGGATCCTCTGGAACAGTTCAATGCGTTAACTGTGGTTGTACTGTACCAAAAGATAAGGCAAAGAAAGTTACAGGCAGAATTAACCTAGTTGAACATACATTGGCAAAAGAGCTACGTGCACAAGGAGCATACATTGCATCACCTACAGTTTTGAAATGGTATTGTATTTCATGTGCAATTCATTTTAAGATTTTAAAAATTAGATCAGAAGACAGTAGAAGACAACGTGGAAAACTCCGATAG
- a CDS encoding CDP-alcohol phosphatidyltransferase: protein MLNNLREILKPTLEKIGKIFASTGLSPNFWTAIGLAFALASAFVYGLSIEFGLIIGGVLLLVSGFFDMVDGQVARVTGKTSQKGSYLDSMFDKISEVAIFLGLLIGGYAEPYLVLLAITLSLLVSYARAKSDALNIKLQGVGIGERAERLLVIAIIGIIGYMEPAVIIVVIIAGITLVQRMIVTAKNIKEKTD from the coding sequence ATGCTAAATAATCTAAGAGAAATACTCAAACCAACACTTGAAAAGATTGGAAAAATATTTGCGTCAACCGGTCTTTCCCCTAACTTCTGGACAGCCATTGGGCTTGCATTCGCTTTAGCATCTGCCTTTGTATATGGACTAAGTATTGAATTTGGATTAATCATAGGTGGTGTGTTGTTACTGGTTTCTGGGTTTTTTGATATGGTTGATGGACAAGTAGCAAGAGTCACTGGTAAAACATCTCAAAAAGGTTCCTATCTTGATTCGATGTTTGATAAAATATCTGAAGTTGCAATCTTTCTAGGATTATTAATTGGTGGATATGCTGAACCTTATCTTGTATTACTTGCAATAACTTTGTCTTTATTGGTAAGTTATGCAAGGGCAAAATCAGATGCATTAAACATCAAACTCCAAGGAGTTGGTATTGGAGAAAGAGCTGAGAGATTATTGGTAATTGCAATTATTGGAATTATTGGATATATGGAACCCGCAGTAATCATCGTGGTGATAATTGCCGGAATTACATTGGTTCAACGAATGATTGTGACTGCTAAAAACATTAAAGAAAAAACTGACTAG
- a CDS encoding putative agmatinase, translated as MSFLDLYMNRNPMITASSSDSEPVATVFGIPFDSTHSYKPGCRFGPDVIRDAFNNIEIFHPQFGMDLESVNIEDLGNTTHTVVASEMIDMVGKITKELVAKKRQLFILGGEHSLTFGTYMSFPKETGYVVFDAHYDLRDEFANTKLSHAAYLRRIVEQRGADNILHVGARAFVKEELEFLKEHNIKTITDRQVREGKGPQMLKDFSSSFNSMYTSFDLDVLDPAYAPGVGNPEAAGMTSRELFDLIYSLENKNVTGVDIVELNPQYDNGATASIAAKIMSTLIAMNLSRLNYH; from the coding sequence ATGAGTTTTCTAGACTTATACATGAATAGAAATCCAATGATCACTGCATCATCCAGTGATTCTGAGCCTGTGGCAACTGTATTTGGAATTCCATTTGATTCTACACATTCCTACAAACCAGGATGTAGATTTGGTCCTGATGTAATCCGTGATGCTTTTAACAATATTGAGATATTTCATCCTCAATTTGGTATGGATTTGGAATCTGTAAACATTGAGGATTTAGGAAATACCACTCATACAGTTGTAGCAAGTGAAATGATTGACATGGTGGGAAAAATTACAAAAGAGCTTGTTGCAAAGAAAAGACAACTATTCATTTTAGGTGGTGAACACTCTCTAACATTTGGTACTTACATGAGTTTTCCAAAAGAAACTGGTTATGTTGTATTTGATGCACATTATGACTTGCGCGATGAGTTTGCAAATACAAAGCTAAGTCATGCTGCATATCTAAGAAGAATCGTAGAGCAGAGAGGAGCTGATAACATCTTACATGTTGGTGCGCGTGCATTTGTAAAAGAAGAACTTGAATTCCTTAAAGAGCATAACATCAAGACAATTACTGACAGACAAGTCAGAGAAGGGAAAGGCCCTCAAATGCTAAAAGATTTTTCATCTTCTTTTAATTCCATGTATACTAGTTTTGATCTGGATGTTTTAGATCCTGCATATGCACCAGGAGTTGGAAATCCTGAAGCTGCAGGTATGACATCTCGTGAACTATTTGATCTAATTTATTCACTTGAAAACAAAAATGTAACGGGTGTTGATATTGTGGAACTAAACCCTCAATACGATAATGGTGCTACTGCATCTATTGCAGCAAAAATCATGTCTACTCTGATTGCTATGAATTTATCTCGATTAAATTATCATTGA